The Tubulanus polymorphus chromosome 1, tnTubPoly1.2, whole genome shotgun sequence genome contains a region encoding:
- the LOC141913012 gene encoding neuronal acetylcholine receptor subunit alpha-5-like: MAAKRLLLCVSIALLFQIALISAASKTIIASGKPGMNASDFVYLNHEHKLLRYLFRKDQNGSASVYDKSLRPVKHQKDKVNVQIGFEMINMIELDEKNQKMVMSGYWKTGWMDIRLSWTPESFGGLDKIRIDSSKLWKPDIMLYNNAAPQTAPDDERVLALVYSSGYTIWFPPKQLETFCRIDFHHFPYDQQICSLMMGSWTYSSQEMRLSLFDNMEKIGTGFFEDADEWELAANNGTIINRTYDCCPEVYQHAQFDLTFKRKPSYYVHIYISPSAALSVLIPFIFLMPPETGDKTILAVGLMLAYVLMISLLEDFFPSGMSKAPLLALYYAANLVLAAVALLLTHLFTLIWRGRWKSPPPKLMSCIIVGGVGKLVCVKHHGYAEVEEPRANDDDTEMSSPQDANDRSTIYTSQSSNAIRRAMMDWKLIIMVMDRVFFLIFLVIVIFLAITLLAYSDAAPQSINN, translated from the exons ATGGCGGCCAAAAGACTACTGCTTTGCGTGTCTATCGCGCTCTTGTTTCAAATCGCACTAATTAGCGCTGCATCTAAGACAATTATAGCATCAG GAAAACCAGGCATGAATGCCTCTGACTTCGTGTATCTCAACCACGAGCATAAACTGTTACGGTATCTATTTCGGAAAGACCAAAATGGATCAGCATCCGTGTACGATAAAAGTTTGCGACCGGTAAAGCACCAAAAAGATAAAGTCAACGTTCAGATAGGCttcgaaatgataaatatgatcGAGTTG GACGAGAAGAACCAGAAAATGGTGATGAGTGGTTACTGGAAAACG gGGTGGATGGATATTCGTTTGTCTTGGACACCGGAATCGTTTGGTGGCCTGGATAAGATCCGCATCGATTCGTCCAAGCTATGGAAACCTGATATAATGCTTTATAATAA TGCTGCACCACAAACAGCGCCAGACGACGAGCGAGTGTTGGCTCTGGTATACAGCAGTGGGTACACGATATGGTTTCCTCCGAAACAATTAGAAACCTTTTGTCGCATTGACTTCCATCATTTCCCGTACGATCAGCAAATCTGCAGCTTAATGATGGGATCTTGGACTTACAGTAGCCAAGAG ATGCGCCTATCACTGTTCGACAACATGGAGAAAATAGGCACCGGATTTTTCGAAGACGCTGACGAGTGGGAACTCGCGGCCAATAATGGAACCATTATCAACCGAACTTACGACTGTTGCCCGGAGGTTTACCAACACGCGCAGTTTGATTTGACATTTAAACGTAAACCCAGCTATTACGTACACATTTATATTTCCCCGAGTGCTGCGCTATCCGTGCTTATACCGTTCATATTCTTAATGCCTCCAGAAACCGGTGATAAAACCATCTTAG CGGTTGGTTTGATGCTTGCCTACGTATTAATGATCTCATTGTTAGAAGACTTTTTCCCCTCGGGAATGAGCAAAGCCCCACTACTAG CGTTGTATTATGCGGCAAATCTGGTACTGGCCGCTGTTGCATTGCTGCTCACTCATCTATTTACTCTAATCTGGAGAGGACGCTGGAAGTCACCTCCTCCAAAACTAATGTCATGC ATAATCGTGGGTGGAGTTGGTAAACTGGTTTGCGTCAAGCATCACGGCTACGCAGAGGTCGAGGAACCGAGAGCTAACGACGACGATACCGAAATGTCGAGCCCACAAGACGCCAATGATCGCTCAACAATTTACACCAGTCAATCGTCAAACGCTATTCGCCGGGCAATGATGGACTGGAAACTAATCATTATGGTCATGGATCGCGTGTTCTTTCTTATTTTCTTGGTCATCGTTATATTTCTGGCGATAACGTTATTGGCCTATAGTGATGCAGCACCGCAGTCGATCAACAATTGA
- the LOC141906117 gene encoding 2-Hydroxyacid oxidase 1-like, producing MTAAKLVCVDDFEKEAFKILAPAALGYYKSGANEEVTLNNNITAFKRWQIRPRFLRDVSKRDISTTVQGCHIDFPVCISPTAMQRMAHPDGEIATAKAAAGMNIVFTLSTIATSSIEEVARGQGPNGARWFQLYIYKDRDITKQLVRRAEKAGFKALALTIDTPMFGKRLIDTRNRFKLPPHLKMANFEALDRKGFRMNVSKKGSGLNEYANELFDPSLTWDDVKWLKSFTHLPVIVKGVLTGEDALKALECKVDGIWVSNHGARQLDGVPATIDVLPEVAKAVDGKCEIYLDSGIRTGTDILKALALGATAVFIGRPALYGLACQGEEGVRMVLQILKDEFDQAMALSGCRSIKELSPDLLRHQSTYSKL from the exons ATGACGGCTGCTAAGCTGGTATGTGTGgatgatttcgagaaagaagCTTTCAAAATACTCGCCCCCGCTGCTCTAGGATATTATAAAAGTGGAGCTAACGAGGAAGTTACGTTAAACAATAATATTACAGCTTTTAAACG ATGGCAGATAAGGCCAAGGTTTTTAAGAGATGTCTCCAAACGTGATATCAGTACAACAGTTCAAGGCTGTCATATCGATTTTCCAGTATGTATTTCGCCGACTGCGATGCAGAGAATGGCTCATCCCGATGGGGAAATTGCTACTGCAAAAG CTGCTGCTGGGATGAATATAGTTTTCACGCTGAGTACAATCGCTACATCGAGTATTGAGGAAGTCGCTCGAGGTCAAGGTCCGAATGGTGCGCGATGGTTTCAACTGTACATTTACAAAGACAGAGACATCACGAAGCAACTTGTGCGACGAGCGGAAAAGGCAGGATTCAAGGCTTTGGCGTTAACGATCGATACACCCATGTTCGGCAAGAGACTCATAGATACGAGAAATCGATTCAAGTTGCCGCCGCATCTAAA GATGGCAAACTTTGAGGCTCTTGATAGGAAAGGTTTCAGAATGAATGTCTCAAAAAAGGGCTCTGGGTTGaatgaatatgcaaatgaacTGTTTGATCCGTCATTGACTTGGGATGATGTTAAATGGTTGAAATCGTTTACACATCTGCCAGTTATTGTTAAAGGAGTATTAACAG GTGAAGATGCATTGAAGGCACTTGAGTGTAAAGTGGATGGAATTTGGGTTTCTAATCATGGTGCTAGACAACTAGATGGTGTTCCTGCCACA ATCGATGTCTTGCCAGAAGTTGCAAAAGCAGTCGATGGAAAGTGTGAAATCTATTTGGACAGTGGTATAAGAACTGGAACAGATATTTTAAAAGCTCTAGCATTAGGAGCTACAGCTGTTTTCATTGGGCGTCCTGCTCTTTATGGATTGGCCTGTCAG GGAGAAGAGGGAGTGCGTATGGTGCTACAGATACTGAAAGATGAATTTGATCAGGCTATGGCTCTGTCAG GCTGCAGATCCATAAAAGAATTGTCTCCAGATCTATTACGTCATCAATCCACCTACTCTAAGTTGTGA